A single Micromonospora luteifusca DNA region contains:
- a CDS encoding DMT family transporter: MFGRPAVQDLDPWFVVFGRAVGAALLAYAYLKITGAARPTRGQWRRLSIVTLGVVVGFPLFTSLALTTQTSAHGAVVITVLPAMTAVFAVLRSNERPPPLFWIASIAGLLAVFIQLAQPVLTLIWSALLLDETVTPASIAAAVVVLACVLLIQRTRANVQVTIPASATHPGR; encoded by the coding sequence CTGTTCGGTCGGCCGGCGGTGCAGGATCTTGACCCATGGTTCGTCGTCTTCGGCCGGGCGGTCGGTGCGGCGCTGCTGGCGTACGCGTACCTGAAGATCACCGGTGCGGCGCGACCCACCCGCGGACAGTGGCGGCGGCTCTCGATCGTCACGCTCGGCGTCGTCGTCGGCTTCCCACTGTTCACGTCGCTCGCGCTCACCACGCAGACCTCCGCCCACGGCGCGGTCGTCATCACCGTGCTGCCCGCCATGACGGCCGTCTTCGCGGTGCTGCGGTCGAACGAGCGCCCACCACCGCTGTTCTGGATCGCCAGCATCGCCGGGCTGCTGGCGGTGTTCATCCAGCTCGCTCAGCCGGTACTCACCCTGATCTGGTCAGCGCTGCTGCTCGACGAGACCGTCACACCGGCCTCGATCGCGGCGGCGGTGGTGGTGCTGGCCTGCGTCCTGCTGATCCAGCGCACCCGGGCCAACGTCCAGGTGACCATCCCCGCGTCGGCGACTCACCCCGGCCGCTGA
- a CDS encoding RNA polymerase sigma factor, with amino-acid sequence MDNDDLIAAMAGGDESALRELFSQHAPWLAVRLRAVLPPPDVEDVLQETFLAAWRGAAAYRREGAGGWLWGIARRQAALWLRRRGQPALLLSALTDTDDRRVADPADAALSRAELADAVKVLGPEGSLQRETWRLMYVEDKSVAEVAELMGVPAGTVKSRAYQIRRLMRAALRRHEPVRDGGGQ; translated from the coding sequence ATGGACAACGATGATCTGATCGCTGCGATGGCTGGCGGTGACGAGAGCGCGCTGCGGGAACTGTTCTCGCAGCACGCCCCGTGGCTGGCTGTTCGGCTGCGCGCGGTGCTGCCGCCGCCCGACGTGGAGGACGTCCTGCAGGAGACCTTTCTGGCCGCCTGGCGGGGAGCCGCGGCGTACCGACGGGAGGGTGCCGGCGGTTGGCTGTGGGGGATAGCCCGCCGCCAGGCTGCGCTGTGGCTGCGTCGACGCGGGCAACCCGCACTCCTGCTCTCTGCCCTGACCGACACCGATGACCGACGCGTCGCAGACCCTGCTGACGCGGCGCTGTCCAGGGCCGAGCTTGCCGACGCGGTGAAGGTGTTGGGGCCGGAGGGCAGCCTGCAACGCGAAACCTGGCGGCTGATGTACGTCGAGGACAAGTCCGTGGCCGAGGTGGCGGAGCTGATGGGTGTTCCTGCGGGGACGGTGAAGAGCCGCGCGTACCAGATTCGCCGGTTGATGCGCGCTGCCTTGCGGCGCCACGAGCCGGTGCGCGATGGAGGTGGGCAATGA
- a CDS encoding ABC transporter ATP-binding protein, with the protein MGTVAAHGLCKSFGKVQALDGVTLDVPDGSFFVVLGPSGAGKTTTLRAIAGLDKLDAGSVHLDGRDATGDTPAERDLAMVFQSYALYPRHTVYDNIASPLRARRRSSSEIAAAVEQMSSLLHIERLLQRRPAQLSGGEMQRVALARALVRRPRAFLMDEPLTNLDLKLRVEMRTELTRIHRSLGATFVYVTNDQVEALSMADQVAVLKEGKVQQVGTPTEVYERPANKWVAGFVGSPPISLLPCHAEGDRLVGAGGWTLPRPRWTTAEDGRALLLGLRAEDLSVEQRGNASLSGELYGLEPLGDRTVVDVRVGTEILKVKARPTVTGTPGERLLVTVDLDRAHLFDAGTGLSLSEAGR; encoded by the coding sequence ATGGGAACCGTGGCAGCGCACGGGCTGTGCAAGTCCTTCGGCAAAGTCCAGGCCCTGGACGGGGTGACGCTGGACGTGCCGGACGGCTCGTTCTTCGTCGTGCTCGGGCCCTCCGGGGCAGGCAAGACGACGACCCTGCGAGCGATCGCCGGCCTGGACAAGCTTGACGCCGGGTCGGTGCATCTGGACGGCAGGGACGCGACCGGTGACACCCCGGCCGAACGCGACCTGGCCATGGTCTTCCAGAGCTACGCCCTCTACCCGCGACACACGGTGTACGACAACATCGCTTCGCCGCTGCGGGCACGCCGCCGTTCTTCGAGTGAGATCGCGGCTGCCGTCGAGCAGATGTCGAGCCTGCTGCACATCGAACGTCTGCTGCAGCGTCGTCCCGCGCAGTTGTCGGGCGGTGAGATGCAGCGTGTCGCCCTGGCCCGGGCGCTGGTCCGTCGCCCGCGCGCGTTTCTCATGGACGAGCCGCTGACGAACCTCGACCTCAAGCTCCGCGTCGAGATGCGCACCGAGCTCACCCGCATCCACCGGAGCCTCGGCGCAACCTTCGTCTACGTCACCAACGACCAGGTCGAGGCCCTGTCCATGGCCGACCAGGTCGCGGTCCTCAAGGAGGGGAAGGTGCAACAGGTCGGAACGCCGACCGAGGTGTACGAGCGTCCAGCCAACAAGTGGGTCGCCGGATTCGTCGGGAGCCCGCCGATCAGCCTGCTCCCCTGCCACGCCGAGGGAGATCGTCTGGTCGGTGCGGGAGGCTGGACGCTGCCGCGGCCCCGCTGGACCACGGCTGAGGACGGTCGTGCGCTGCTGCTGGGCTTGCGCGCGGAGGACCTGTCCGTCGAGCAGCGTGGGAACGCGTCGTTGTCGGGGGAGCTCTACGGGCTCGAGCCGCTCGGTGACCGAACGGTGGTCGACGTCCGAGTGGGGACGGAGATCCTCAAGGTCAAGGCACGACCCACCGTCACCGGTACGCCGGGCGAGCGGCTGCTTGTCACGGTCGACCTGGACCGTGCGCACCTGTTCGACGCGGGCACCGGGCTGTCGCTGTCCGAGGCCGGGCGGTAA
- a CDS encoding low temperature requirement protein A, whose amino-acid sequence MAALVGRQPLRSSWCVLSVGGAATWYDCLSDKPTKRAGRVTSSRVANLLRRRESPQRPTFLELFFDLVYVFALTRIVHELVLDYTRGHVADRLTTSLAENGETLLLLLALWWIWTQTAWVTSRFDPFQPPIQFVVLATMYGSLLLAVAISGALAETGLLFASTYVAIQVGRTLFFVGIVRGHNLRRVNMLALVWFVVSAVPWLAGALASEVTRNSLWTVALAIDYLGARLGWPVPGLGRSRVSPWAVAGEHLAERYWQLVIVALGETILTSGSSLLRGPIVAQRTMALTLSFLTTVLLWRIYFYRAGQILGEAIAASTDPGRLGRLAEFAHLLMVSGILASSAGSELVLMDPSEGAKPAWVGAILGGPALYLAGRSVFEYVAFARVSRPRSIGILVLAALAPIMVGLPPLGVAAAAVAVLLGVAVSDMIRAHGRSLEEASPPR is encoded by the coding sequence TTGGCAGCCCTCGTCGGTCGTCAGCCTCTTCGGTCATCGTGGTGCGTCTTATCTGTGGGAGGCGCGGCGACGTGGTACGACTGCTTGAGCGACAAGCCGACGAAGCGGGCGGGCCGGGTGACGAGCAGCAGAGTGGCCAATCTGCTGCGCAGGCGGGAGAGCCCGCAGCGGCCGACGTTCCTGGAACTGTTCTTCGATCTCGTGTACGTCTTCGCGCTCACCCGGATCGTGCACGAGTTGGTCTTGGACTACACCAGGGGTCACGTCGCGGACAGGTTGACCACCTCCCTTGCGGAGAACGGCGAGACTCTGCTGCTGCTTTTGGCCCTCTGGTGGATCTGGACCCAGACGGCATGGGTGACCAGCAGATTCGATCCGTTTCAGCCACCGATCCAGTTCGTTGTCCTTGCGACGATGTACGGGAGCCTGCTCCTGGCGGTCGCGATTTCGGGGGCCCTCGCCGAGACGGGCCTGCTCTTCGCGAGCACCTATGTCGCGATTCAGGTGGGCCGAACCCTTTTCTTCGTAGGCATCGTGCGTGGTCACAATCTGCGCCGCGTCAACATGCTGGCGCTCGTCTGGTTCGTCGTGTCGGCCGTGCCGTGGCTCGCCGGAGCTCTCGCATCCGAGGTGACGCGCAATTCGCTGTGGACGGTGGCTCTGGCGATCGACTACCTGGGGGCCAGACTTGGCTGGCCGGTGCCGGGGCTGGGTCGCTCACGGGTGTCCCCGTGGGCCGTCGCGGGCGAGCACCTCGCCGAACGCTACTGGCAGCTTGTCATTGTCGCGCTCGGTGAGACGATCCTGACCTCCGGGTCGAGTCTTCTCCGCGGTCCGATCGTGGCGCAACGAACGATGGCCCTCACCTTGTCGTTCCTCACCACGGTGTTGCTGTGGCGGATCTACTTCTACCGAGCCGGCCAAATCCTGGGCGAGGCCATCGCGGCATCCACCGACCCCGGCCGGCTCGGCCGGTTGGCCGAGTTCGCACACCTGCTCATGGTGTCCGGCATCCTCGCGAGCTCAGCCGGCTCCGAACTCGTCCTCATGGATCCATCCGAAGGCGCCAAACCCGCCTGGGTCGGGGCCATCCTCGGTGGGCCTGCGCTCTACCTCGCTGGGCGCTCAGTGTTCGAGTACGTGGCCTTCGCCCGGGTGTCCCGGCCACGGTCGATCGGGATCCTCGTCCTCGCGGCCCTGGCGCCGATCATGGTCGGCCTACCACCCCTCGGGGTCGCCGCAGCAGCTGTCGCGGTCCTGCTCGGCGTCGCCGTCTCTGACATGATCCGTGCCCACGGACGTTCACTGGAGGAGGCCTCGCCGCCACGCTGA
- a CDS encoding ABC transporter ATP-binding protein — MAGIEVTALHKRYPDGTVAVDHVDLSIGHGELFVMLGPSGCGKTTTLRAIAGLERQTAGDIRIGDTLVNDLPPAERDIAMVFQFYALYPHLRTRDNLAFPLRAEGLPKQEVHARVDEAARLMRLGPLLDRRPRQLSGGEQQRVALARALVRRPRAFLMDEPLTNLDAELRADMRTEIKHLQGELGATMVYVTHDQVEAMSLGHRIAILNKGRVEQIGTPLEVYDRPASLFCAAFIGSPPMNLIEVEVADGKLRSQGGLVLTPPPGLSRDRSLVAGVRPEALEVTESGAEGSIPARVVSAEWLGDEIIYVVDHSGQRDVRVRMPPTVRFAADATVGLRHTGGTPAVYDVSTEELVA, encoded by the coding sequence ATGGCGGGCATCGAGGTAACCGCCCTGCACAAGCGCTACCCGGACGGGACGGTCGCAGTTGACCACGTGGACCTGTCCATCGGCCACGGCGAGCTGTTCGTGATGCTCGGCCCCTCGGGTTGCGGCAAGACGACCACGCTGCGGGCCATCGCCGGCCTGGAGAGGCAGACTGCGGGCGACATCCGCATCGGCGACACGCTGGTCAACGACCTGCCGCCCGCCGAGCGCGACATCGCCATGGTGTTCCAGTTCTACGCGCTCTACCCGCACCTGCGAACCCGCGACAACCTGGCGTTCCCACTGCGGGCCGAGGGGCTGCCCAAGCAGGAGGTGCACGCGCGGGTCGACGAGGCCGCCCGGCTGATGCGGCTTGGTCCGCTCCTGGACCGGCGACCGCGCCAGCTGTCCGGCGGGGAGCAGCAGCGCGTCGCGCTTGCTCGCGCTTTGGTTCGGCGACCGCGCGCATTCCTCATGGACGAACCGCTCACCAACCTGGACGCGGAGCTGAGGGCGGACATGCGCACGGAGATCAAGCACCTGCAGGGAGAGCTGGGGGCGACGATGGTCTACGTCACCCACGACCAGGTCGAGGCGATGTCGCTCGGTCACCGAATCGCCATCCTCAACAAGGGCCGCGTCGAGCAGATCGGCACGCCGCTGGAGGTCTACGACCGTCCCGCGAGTCTTTTCTGCGCCGCGTTCATCGGCTCCCCGCCGATGAACCTGATCGAGGTGGAGGTGGCCGACGGGAAGCTGCGCAGTCAGGGCGGACTGGTCCTCACGCCACCGCCAGGCCTGTCGCGCGACCGTAGCCTGGTCGCCGGCGTCCGGCCGGAGGCGCTGGAAGTCACCGAATCCGGGGCGGAAGGCTCGATCCCGGCCCGGGTGGTCTCGGCAGAGTGGCTGGGCGACGAAATCATCTACGTGGTCGACCACAGCGGCCAGCGCGACGTGCGGGTTCGGATGCCACCGACTGTCCGTTTCGCCGCTGACGCAACGGTCGGGCTGCGGCACACCGGCGGGACCCCGGCGGTCTACGACGTGAGCACGGAAGAGCTGGTGGCCTGA
- a CDS encoding GntR family transcriptional regulator, translating into MDDEAMIARGRRAVTGGMPPGRSGGRLADEVYDTLLGQLMSLRIEPGSRVTIDVLARELGVSQTPIRDALNRMEAEGLVVRVPHAGYRIPPQITRHRFEDMLEVRLLLEPAAARRSAERASSEQVAGLRRMLEEMAELEGGNGPTAYGAFGLRDAAFHDLVALSAENQVIRETLARLHSHVHLFRLHHDTQVTHLAMAEHEDIVAAIAARDPDAAAYAMRRHILRSGERFRRLFEEVKDADGMAVEA; encoded by the coding sequence ATGGACGACGAAGCGATGATCGCGCGGGGCCGTAGGGCCGTGACGGGCGGAATGCCGCCGGGAAGATCTGGCGGCCGGCTTGCCGACGAGGTGTACGACACGCTGCTCGGACAGCTGATGTCGCTACGGATCGAGCCCGGCTCCCGCGTCACGATCGACGTCCTGGCGCGAGAGCTGGGGGTCTCGCAGACGCCGATCCGAGACGCTCTGAACCGCATGGAGGCCGAGGGCCTGGTCGTGCGTGTGCCCCACGCCGGCTACCGCATTCCCCCCCAGATCACCCGTCACCGATTCGAGGACATGCTCGAGGTCCGCCTGCTCCTCGAGCCGGCAGCGGCGCGCAGATCCGCCGAACGCGCATCCTCGGAGCAGGTGGCCGGTCTGCGACGAATGCTGGAGGAGATGGCGGAGTTGGAGGGGGGAAACGGTCCCACGGCCTATGGCGCCTTCGGGCTGCGCGACGCCGCTTTTCACGATCTCGTCGCCCTGAGCGCGGAGAACCAGGTCATCCGTGAAACGCTCGCTCGCCTGCACAGCCACGTGCACCTCTTCCGGCTTCACCACGACACCCAGGTCACTCACCTGGCCATGGCCGAGCACGAGGACATTGTGGCCGCGATCGCCGCGCGTGACCCCGACGCCGCCGCCTACGCGATGCGTCGGCACATCCTGCGGTCCGGCGAGCGTTTCCGGCGATTGTTCGAAGAGGTCAAGGACGCGGACGGAATGGCGGTAGAGGCTTGA
- a CDS encoding alpha/beta fold hydrolase, with product MTALRTVTVDGSPVHLLESGTGPTVLMLHGSGPGTTGSGAWAATAQALGTSWHLVAPDQAGFGRTPVPAGSRGGLRLWTEQAAGLMDALGIEYYAVVGHSMGGAVALALAAARPQQVTRVVAVSTMGAPGAPLSAELDAVWAAPAGPLGARDMLSRLVLDQALVTDSAVDARAAAMRAGEAAFASLFPPPRARWVDELTLSAQTLAAVRAPVLLVHGAEDRVTPLGTAAQPLLEHLPDVRLHVLGRCGHVPAIEHPHEFRQLLSCFLRLDQGRNGQRPG from the coding sequence GTGACGGCACTTCGGACCGTCACAGTCGACGGCTCCCCCGTCCACCTCCTAGAGAGCGGCACCGGGCCCACGGTGCTGATGCTGCACGGCTCCGGACCCGGCACGACCGGGTCCGGCGCCTGGGCAGCGACAGCGCAGGCGCTGGGCACGTCCTGGCACCTGGTGGCTCCTGACCAGGCGGGGTTCGGCCGTACACCTGTCCCGGCGGGCTCCAGGGGTGGGCTTCGGCTGTGGACGGAGCAGGCCGCGGGCCTGATGGATGCCCTCGGTATCGAGTACTACGCCGTGGTGGGTCACTCCATGGGCGGTGCCGTGGCGCTGGCGCTGGCGGCCGCGCGCCCCCAGCAGGTCACCCGTGTCGTGGCGGTCTCGACGATGGGCGCCCCCGGGGCGCCGCTGTCCGCCGAGCTCGACGCGGTCTGGGCCGCCCCCGCCGGCCCGCTCGGGGCACGAGACATGCTGAGTCGCCTCGTCCTCGACCAGGCGCTCGTGACCGATTCGGCCGTCGATGCCCGTGCGGCGGCGATGCGAGCGGGGGAGGCCGCATTCGCGTCGTTGTTCCCTCCACCCAGGGCCCGATGGGTCGACGAGCTCACCCTCTCGGCGCAAACGCTGGCAGCGGTGCGCGCGCCCGTGCTGCTCGTTCACGGCGCCGAGGACCGGGTCACCCCGCTCGGGACGGCAGCCCAGCCCCTGCTCGAACACCTGCCCGATGTCCGTCTGCACGTGCTCGGCCGATGCGGGCACGTGCCGGCGATCGAGCACCCGCACGAGTTCAGGCAACTGCTGTCGTGCTTCCTCCGCCTGGATCAAGGCCGTAACGGTCAGCGGCCGGGGTGA
- a CDS encoding DJ-1/PfpI family protein, with the protein MPRALLLTGDAAEELDTMYPYYRVQEGGWDVDVSSRTMRDVQLVIHEFDPNSDAYVEKDGRKLPVDVPWAEVDVERYDALIIPGGRAPEWIRVDADVRRITEHFFARNLPIALVCHGAQVPAVYGLLKGRKTACFPPITGDMENAGATVIDAPDVVDGNLVSCRGWPDMPQFGRAMMEVFSKAVNPASA; encoded by the coding sequence GTGCCCAGAGCGCTGCTCCTGACCGGCGACGCCGCCGAGGAACTCGACACCATGTATCCCTACTATCGCGTGCAGGAGGGCGGCTGGGACGTTGACGTGTCGTCACGGACGATGCGTGACGTGCAACTGGTCATCCACGAGTTCGACCCCAACTCCGACGCCTACGTGGAGAAGGACGGCCGGAAGCTGCCGGTCGACGTCCCCTGGGCCGAGGTCGACGTCGAGCGCTATGACGCCCTCATCATTCCCGGGGGACGTGCCCCCGAGTGGATCCGGGTCGACGCCGACGTCAGGCGCATCACCGAGCACTTCTTCGCGCGCAACCTCCCCATCGCGCTGGTGTGCCACGGCGCGCAGGTACCAGCGGTGTACGGGCTGCTGAAGGGTCGAAAGACGGCGTGCTTCCCGCCCATCACCGGTGACATGGAGAACGCGGGCGCGACGGTCATCGACGCTCCCGACGTCGTGGACGGCAACCTCGTCTCCTGCCGGGGCTGGCCCGACATGCCGCAATTCGGCAGGGCGATGATGGAGGTCTTTTCGAAGGCCGTCAACCCCGCATCGGCATGA
- a CDS encoding carbohydrate ABC transporter permease, which yields MSDRWLAVTFISPAMLLLLAMSVFPLLWALYLSFTDYSATRGGPAHFIGFGNYTAILTSAQVHTRALTTLIYVVGAVGLQTVLGFGIAYLISRRTHGRGVLTTLFLVPMMLSPVVVGLFWRFMLDAQFGVVNSMLGSVGLGQVEWLTRQRTALVSLIVVDTWQWTPFIMLIALAGLTAVPKYLYEAASIDRASEWFRFRTITLPLVWPLLLIAVLFRAIEAFRLFDLVYILTNGGPGVSTETLSFHVYKVAFLGFNTGTASAYGILMVLVVIVLTQLYLRYLNKLKEG from the coding sequence TTGAGCGACCGCTGGCTCGCCGTGACCTTCATCTCCCCCGCGATGCTGCTGTTGCTCGCCATGTCGGTGTTCCCGTTGCTGTGGGCGTTGTACCTGTCTTTCACCGACTACTCGGCCACCCGCGGGGGGCCCGCCCATTTCATCGGGTTCGGGAACTACACCGCCATCCTGACGTCGGCGCAGGTCCACACGAGGGCCCTGACGACGTTGATCTACGTGGTCGGCGCGGTCGGCCTGCAGACCGTGCTCGGATTCGGCATCGCCTACCTGATCTCACGGCGCACGCACGGGCGAGGAGTGCTGACCACCCTGTTCCTGGTTCCGATGATGCTGTCGCCGGTCGTGGTCGGGCTGTTCTGGCGATTCATGCTCGACGCGCAATTCGGCGTGGTCAACAGCATGCTCGGCTCCGTCGGCCTGGGACAGGTGGAGTGGCTCACCCGGCAGCGAACGGCATTGGTCTCCCTGATCGTGGTCGACACCTGGCAATGGACGCCGTTCATCATGCTCATCGCACTTGCGGGCCTTACCGCGGTCCCCAAGTACCTGTACGAGGCCGCGTCGATCGACCGGGCGTCGGAGTGGTTCCGGTTCCGCACCATCACTCTGCCGCTGGTATGGCCGCTGCTCCTCATCGCCGTGTTGTTCAGGGCCATCGAGGCCTTCCGGCTGTTCGACCTCGTCTACATCCTCACCAACGGAGGACCGGGCGTCTCCACCGAGACATTGTCGTTCCACGTCTACAAGGTCGCGTTCCTGGGCTTCAACACCGGAACCGCCTCGGCGTACGGGATCCTCATGGTCCTCGTCGTCATCGTCCTCACGCAGCTCTACCTGCGCTACCTGAACAAGCTCAAGGAGGGCTGA
- a CDS encoding carbohydrate ABC transporter permease has translation MAVSVDDAVSTGPARDHTPPARRLGGRGRSVLEVALLTVLAVVMLFPVLWMIETSIKENRDVYAIPAEFFGFTVTMDHFKDVFVAPGGGRSALSVAFLNSVVVAGVSTVLATVLGVPAAWAYSRFAVKAKKDQLFFILSTRFMPPVVVVIPIFLMYRQVGLIDSKLGLILIYAAFNVPFTIWMMKGFVDEVPAEYEDAAMLDGYTRLQAFRKFTLPLLVPGIAATAVFALIFSWNEFVFATFLTSSDSVRTAPPAIAGLIGGTTTDWGLVAAASMVFALPVLVFAYLVRKHLIAGVTLGAVRR, from the coding sequence ATGGCCGTCTCCGTCGACGACGCCGTGTCCACCGGCCCGGCCCGGGATCACACGCCCCCCGCGCGCCGCCTTGGCGGCCGGGGCCGCTCGGTGCTGGAGGTCGCGCTGCTGACCGTGTTGGCCGTCGTGATGCTCTTTCCAGTGCTGTGGATGATCGAGACGTCCATCAAGGAAAACCGGGACGTCTACGCCATCCCCGCCGAGTTCTTCGGCTTCACGGTCACCATGGACCACTTCAAGGACGTGTTCGTCGCGCCCGGCGGCGGTCGCTCGGCCTTGTCCGTCGCGTTCCTCAACTCCGTCGTGGTCGCCGGGGTCTCCACGGTGCTGGCCACCGTGCTGGGGGTCCCGGCGGCCTGGGCCTACTCACGCTTCGCCGTGAAGGCCAAGAAGGACCAACTGTTCTTCATCCTGTCCACCCGTTTCATGCCGCCCGTGGTGGTCGTGATCCCGATCTTCCTCATGTACCGCCAAGTTGGACTCATCGACAGCAAGCTCGGCCTGATCCTCATCTACGCCGCGTTCAACGTCCCGTTCACGATCTGGATGATGAAGGGGTTCGTCGACGAGGTGCCCGCGGAGTACGAGGATGCCGCCATGCTCGACGGCTACACCCGATTGCAGGCGTTTCGGAAATTCACCCTTCCCCTGCTCGTGCCCGGCATCGCCGCTACGGCGGTCTTCGCGCTCATCTTCTCGTGGAACGAGTTCGTGTTCGCCACCTTCCTCACCTCCAGCGACAGCGTCCGGACGGCCCCACCCGCCATCGCCGGCCTCATCGGCGGCACCACCACGGACTGGGGTCTCGTGGCCGCCGCCTCCATGGTGTTCGCCCTACCGGTGCTCGTCTTCGCGTACCTGGTGCGCAAGCACCTCATCGCCGGTGTGACGCTCGGGGCGGTGCGACGCTGA
- a CDS encoding extracellular solute-binding protein yields the protein MQLATAAMLLMATTVAACGDGKDDGAKASAPKAPATIPELTKDPLTLSFIWFEWPPAQALEAFANAEYKKERPNATIKVNTVPNANWHDAMFTQFAAHKTDFDIAVLDSQHIGEAVTNGNILDITDFVKNNIDVTAYNPYLLAAYGQFPQAETGKRDESASLYGLPLLGDTWTMIYRKDLIGDKPPQTWDQMIAAAEKCQADNPGVSGLAFHQANGSDAAAVTYNTVNGVYGGNLWDSKTRKIEGVINDTAGQEAMDVLVNKMKPLTAKGSGNWFIDEVNAAVAQGKACIAFNWIAASGGLLDPKQSTLGTTREQILDKLGFATLPSQKTNLVPLGGMGMHVSAYSSKANQAEALNFMKWFERADVQKKWAAAGGVPSRTDALESPEFLNAGPFNQVYTDSVPRMRDMWNVPEYARLVDIENTNVNAALNGAKKPKDALDDIAKEQQSVLDSSSRKGGGGL from the coding sequence GTGCAGCTGGCGACGGCTGCCATGCTGCTGATGGCCACGACCGTTGCGGCTTGCGGCGATGGCAAGGACGACGGCGCGAAGGCGAGCGCCCCCAAGGCACCGGCGACCATCCCGGAGCTCACCAAGGACCCGCTGACCCTCAGCTTCATCTGGTTCGAATGGCCCCCCGCCCAGGCACTGGAAGCCTTCGCGAACGCGGAGTACAAGAAGGAGCGGCCGAACGCGACCATCAAGGTCAACACCGTGCCGAACGCGAACTGGCACGACGCGATGTTCACCCAGTTCGCCGCGCACAAGACCGACTTCGACATCGCGGTCCTGGACTCGCAACACATCGGCGAGGCCGTGACGAACGGCAACATCCTCGACATCACCGACTTCGTCAAGAACAACATCGACGTCACGGCCTACAACCCGTACCTCCTGGCGGCCTACGGCCAGTTCCCCCAGGCGGAGACCGGCAAGCGCGACGAGAGCGCCAGCCTGTACGGACTGCCGCTGCTCGGCGACACCTGGACGATGATCTACCGCAAGGACCTGATCGGCGACAAGCCGCCGCAGACCTGGGACCAGATGATCGCAGCCGCCGAGAAGTGCCAGGCGGACAACCCCGGCGTCAGCGGTCTGGCTTTCCACCAGGCCAACGGCTCCGACGCCGCGGCCGTAACCTACAACACGGTCAACGGCGTCTACGGCGGCAACCTCTGGGACTCCAAGACGCGCAAGATCGAGGGTGTCATCAACGACACCGCCGGCCAGGAGGCGATGGACGTCCTGGTCAACAAGATGAAGCCGCTGACCGCCAAGGGCTCCGGCAACTGGTTCATCGACGAGGTGAACGCGGCGGTCGCCCAGGGCAAGGCATGCATCGCGTTCAACTGGATCGCCGCGAGCGGCGGCCTGCTTGATCCGAAGCAGTCGACGCTCGGCACCACGCGGGAGCAGATCCTCGACAAGTTGGGTTTTGCCACCCTGCCGAGCCAGAAGACGAACCTGGTCCCTCTCGGCGGTATGGGGATGCACGTGTCTGCCTACTCCTCCAAGGCGAACCAGGCCGAGGCCCTGAACTTCATGAAGTGGTTCGAGCGCGCTGATGTCCAGAAGAAGTGGGCCGCCGCTGGTGGCGTGCCATCGCGTACGGACGCCCTGGAGTCGCCCGAGTTCCTCAACGCCGGGCCGTTCAACCAGGTGTACACCGACTCGGTTCCGCGGATGCGGGACATGTGGAACGTGCCCGAGTACGCACGCCTCGTCGACATTGAGAACACCAACGTGAACGCGGCACTCAACGGCGCGAAGAAGCCGAAGGATGCGCTCGACGACATCGCCAAGGAGCAGCAGAGCGTGCTCGACTCGAGCAGCCGCAAGGGCGGCGGCGGACTGTGA